The stretch of DNA TGGCGGATAAAGACACTCAAGAAAAGATCGATATCGTAAAAACTCGTTTGATCAAAGACTTTGGTTATGACGAAATCTCAGCGACGGATGTACTTCACTATGTGGCAAGTATTTTTGCTCGCGGGGACGTAAAAAATAAGTAGTAAATAACTATGGCGATACGGGAAGACCAAAACAGATTTAGAGAGATCGTAAAAGGGAAGGTCAAAGAAGACCTTCGCAAATACGTCTCTCAAGGCGAAATGATCGGGAAGCGTGAAAACGAATTCGTGAAGATTCCGTTGCCACGTATTGATATCCCGAACTTTCGCTATGGACCCAAGCAACAAGGGGGCGTGGGACAAGGTGAAGGTCAGCCCGGTCAAGATGTAGGTGATCCAGGTGAAGGCGGACAAGGCCAAGCCGGCGAAGCACCGGGTGAGCACATGGTCGAAGTTGAAATGTCGATGGATGAACTTGCCGATATCTTGGGTGAAAAATTAGAGCTTCCGCGCATTCAGCCTAAAGGGGCTAAAAACATTGATTCGATGAAGACTAAATTCACAGGCCTTGCGCCGGTGGGGCCAGAAGGTCTTCGTCATTTTAAATCTTCATATAAAAGAGCTTTAAAGCGCATGGTGGGTTCGGGAACTTATAACTCCGAAGAACCCATGGTTTTACCCATACGCCGCGATATGCAGTATAAGTCCTTCAAAAAAGTCCAGCAGCCTCAAACTCAGGCCGTGGTGATTTACATGATGGACGTGTCCGGCAGTATGGGTGATGAACAAAAAGAAATTGTTCGCCTTGAAAGCTTCTGGATCAACACGTGGCTAAAAAAACATTATAAAGGCTTAGAAACCAGATTCATTATCCACGATGCCGCGGCTAAAGAGGTCGATGAAGACACCTTCTTTCGCACCAGTGAATCCGGTGGAACCTTGATTAGTTCGGCTTATAAGCTTTGCCAAGAAATCATCCTGCAAGATTACCCGGTGAATGAATGGAATATTTATCCGTTTCACTTTAGTGACGGCGACAACTGGTCAGGCGAAGATACGAAACTGTGCATGAAGCTTCTTCAAGACTTCTTCCTTCCAAACTGCAACGTCTTTGGTTACGGGCAGGTGGAAAGTAAATACGGAAGCGGTCAGTTTTTAAAAGATCTGCAAAAAGAATTTGGTGAAGACGAAAGACTCACTCTTAGCCAAATCGAAAATCGGGATAAGATCCTAGATTCTATCAAAGATTTCCTAGGTAAAGGCCGCTAGGCCGTTCAGGGTGGGGACCACATGGCTAATTTAACTCCGGAATTAGAAGCCGAACGCAAAAGAATCTGCCAGATTGCCAAAGACGCGGGGCTTGATTGTTTTGAAACAATTTTCGAACTTATTACTTATGATCAAATCAGCCAATTTGCCGCTTATGGGGGTTTTCCCGTAAGATATCCACATTGGAAATTCGGGATGGAGTATGAACATCTTTCTAAATCCTATGAATACGGTCTTTCAAAGATATATGAAATGGTGATTAACACGGATCCTTGTTACGCGTACCTGATGGAGGGAAACGCGATGATGGATCAAAAGCTGGTCATGGCGCACGTCTATGGTCACTGCGATTTCTTTAAGAACAATATCTGGTTTTCAAAAACCAATCGTAAAATGATGGATCAAATGGCGAATCATGCAACCCGCATTCGTCGTTACATGGATCGTTATGGGCAAGACACGGTGGAGAACTTTATCGACGTCTGCTTAAGCTTAGAAAACTTGATTGATCGTTACAGCCCCTATGTGGAAAAGTCTGTGACTAAGTCCCCCGAGCCCGCCCGCAACCAGGAAAACTATCTTCTGCGTGTGGATCGTTCTTACATGCGTGACTATATCAACCCCCCTTCGTTCGTAGCCGAACAACGTGAAAAGGCCGAACAAGAAGCCATGGCCAAAGCCGCGCGCTTCCCGGCAGAACCGCAAAAAGACGTTTTAAATTTCTTTATTCATCATGCGCCGTTAACTGACTGGCAGCAGGATGTGCTTTCGATCATTCGCGATGAAGCTTACTATTTTTCTCCGCAAGGAATGACGAAAACCATGAATGAAGGTTGGGCTTCTTACTGGCATTCAAAACTGATGACGACCAAAATCCTGAATGACTCAGAGATCATTGATTTTGCCGATCATCACAGCGGTACGATGGCCATGGCGCCAAACGGTTACAACCCTTATAAAGTGGGTATTGAGCTTTTCCGCGATATTGAAGAGCGTTGGAATAAAGGCCAATTTGGCCGCGAATGGGAAGAATGCGACGACGTGAACGAACGTAAGCATTGGAATAAAGACTTACGCTTGGGTCGCGAAAAAATCTTTGAAGTTCGCAAAGTTTGTAATGATGTGACTTTCATTGACCAATTCCTGACGGAAGATTTTTGCGTTCGCAATAAGCTGTTTGTCTATCGTTTTAATAAGAAAACTCAAAAATTTGAAGTCGACACGAAAGACTTTAAAGCGATCAAGGCACAGCTGTTATTTCATATGACGAACTTTGGTCAGCCGATCATTCGCATTGAAGATGCCAATTTCGAAAATCGTGGGGAATTGCTTTTAACTCATCTGCATGAAGGTATTGATATGCAGCCGGATTTCATGAGCGAAACGCTTAAAAACGTTTTCAAGATGTGGAAACGACCGGTAAATATCGCAACAGTCATGGATGAAGCTCCGCAGCTTTTTAGATTCGACGGAAAAGAGTATACCCAACATAAGTTGGGAGAAGGTCCTAGCGCGAATCCAGCCACTGCTGAGACCAAAGAATCATGAGCAATGTGCGTTTAGTTTTCAGTACCGATCCAAAAGATAAAATCGAATCCGAAAAGGATTCGAAAGTCGTGACTAACGAAACTGTCCAAGAAGGCCAGTTTACCGTAGTATTTCGCCTCGAAAAGGGCGGCAGAGGCGGGAAAACGGTCACGGTCATGGACGGATTTCCCCGTAATGAAGAGTATCTCAAAGCCTTGGCCAAGGAATTAAAGGCTAAATGCGGCGTAGGGGGAACTCACCTCATTGGCGAAAAAGGTGGTACAATTGAGATACAGGGCGACAAAAGAGACCAATTGAAGAAACTTTTAGAGTCCAAACGCATCAAGTTCAAGGGGATGTAAAACTGGACTATTTGACGCTTGTATTTTCAAGATCTTCAAGTGAAGCTCAAAAATATGAATATGTTTACTACGCCCCAACCTATTATGCGAGGTGCGGCCTTGGCAGCTAAAAAGATCGTTATCGTTGATGACTACGAAGAAAGTTGTAAGCTTTTGGCTGAAATCTTAAGCTCGACGTACGACTGTTCTTATACTTCTGATAGCCAATCCGCTTTAAACTTAATCAACCAAACTCGTCCGGATCTAATTTTATTAGATTATAAAATGCCCGGCGTGATGGGTGTCGATGTTTGTCGTATGGTTCGCGAAAGTGAAACAACGAAAAACACCCCCATCATCTTTGTTTCTGGCGCGGCTACAATCGACGAAAGAATCAAAGCTTTTGAAACGGGTGCGGATGACTTTATTTCGAAACCTTTTCACGTAAAAGAACTGATCCTTCGAATTAAGGCCCGCCTTTCTGATAAAGAACCGGAAGTTACTTCCGAAATTTCCGCGGCGAACTTAAAGATGAATTTGCTATCTCGCCAAGTTTTCGTGGATGGCGAGGAAGTGAACTTAACGCCAAAACAATTTGATATCTTGAAATTGCTAGTGGCAGCGAAAAACAACTTGGTCACACGCGAAAAGTGTTTGACTGAAATCTGGGGCGACACCGAAGTCACCTCACGCAACGTTGATTCTCAAATCAACTATCTAAAGCGCAAAATTCAAAAGTTCCACGGCCGTATCGTCGCCGTGCCTTCGCTGGGTTACCGCTTAGAATCCCAAGAATAAATAAGAAAAAGGCTCGAGAAATCGAGCCTTTGTTTTTTGATAATGTCTGCGGTCAAATTCCTTAAATCTTATCGACAGCCTTATAAACCAGGTTCATACTAATCATATGGATTCGGAAAGACCGCTTTTGATCGGGATCTCCGCCAGGATCTTATATGATCCTCCCGAAGGTTTTGAAATCAAAAAGAAAACAGTTCAATACCTTGAGGACAGCTTGGCACATCTAGTAACAAAACGGGGTGGCCTGATCTTTATGGTTCCTTCTTTAGAGATGCATTCAAGATTAGAAAAAAAGGATCTCGATGTTCATCAGTACGCTGACGTGCTGGATGGTTTAGTCTTGCAAGGGGGCGTGGATATTTCCCCCACCACTTATGGTGAAGAACCTATTGAAGTGATGAAAGATCATCGCACGGATCCCATCCGTGATCGTTACGAATTAAAACTTTTAAAAGCTTTCGTGCAAAAAAAGAAACCCGTCTTAGGGATCTGCCGTGGTTTTCAGTTAATGAATGTTTTTAAGGGCGGAACCTTGTTTCAAGATCTGCCGACCCAGCATGAACACGGTGTCGCGCATCGTTCGGACAGCTATGATGCTTTTACCCACGCGGTGAAGGTTGTTAATGGCGGCATGATGGATAAAATGTACGAACGCAAGTTCGGCGAAATCGTTTCGATTCATCACCAAGGTGTAAATAAATTAGGAACCGGCTTGCAAATTGAGGCGGTTTCCGATGACGGTTTGGTGGAAGCTTTTAGCAGCACCGAAGAAGATTTCTATTTTGGTGTGCAATGGCATCCGGAATTTCATGCTGATGAAGAAGAAAGGTTCTTATCCGCAGAACCGCTGATGAAAGCCTTCTTAAAGGCCTGCAAGAAAGCAAAAGAGGCGACCCCTATCCAGGAACCGCCTCTTAATCCGTAAGCTTAAATTAACGACTACCTTTTTCCGCCGCCCTTATTGCCGCCGCCATGGCCGGCTTTGTGCTTACCACCACCGCCACCTTTGCCGCGACGATTAGATCCCGGGCCGCCTGTGGCATTTGCGTAATCCCGCTTAGGGGCACCGCCTTGGCCACCACCGCCTCCACGGCGTCCACCGTTGCGAGAGCGATTTTGCATGCGTTGAGCTTCAAGCAAAGCTTTGGCTTTTCCTGGGCTTAATACTTCGGCTTGTTCAATCGCAACTGAATGGTACGGATGATCTTTGATCACTTCCACCGGTTGGCGGGTGGTCTTTTCAATCGCCATCATAAAGGAGCGCTCTTCGGCCGTTGCAAAAGAAATCGCTTTTCCTTCAGCACCGTTACGCGCGGTACGACCAATACGATGAACGTAATTTTCTGGGATATGCGGCATTTCAAAATTAATCACGTGCGTGATGCCGTCAATATCAATACCGCGAGCCGCGATATCTGTCGCCACAAGTACGCGTACTTTTTCATTGCGGAAATCTTCTAAAGCACGTTGGCGTGCATTTTGTGATTTATCACCGTGAATGGCAGCGGCCGTGATGCGGTTTTTTTCTAATTTTTCAACCACCCGGTTTGCTCCGTGTTTCATCGCGACGAAAACTAAAACTTTATAAAGGTTGTTGTCTTTTAAAAGATGAACTAGCAAATCAAGTTTGTCTTTCTTTTCGACGTACATGACTTTCTGTTCCACTTTTTCCGCCGTTGAAGAAACAGGTGTGACTTCGACTTTGTGGGGGCGGATCAAAATAGTCTCTGCCAATTTTTGAATTTCTGGCGGCATGGTGGCTGAGAAAAACAAGTTGTGACGTTTTTTTGGCATTAAAGGCAGAATTTTTTTAATATCCTGCATGAAGCCCATGTCCAGCATACGATCGGCTTCGTCTAAAACGAAAATATCAACGCGATCTAATTTCAAATGTTTTTGCTGCTGAAGATCTAATAAGCGACCCGGTGTTGCGACTAAAACATCCACCCCTTCACGCAAAGCCGTGACTTGGGCCCCTTGTCCAACGCCACCATAAATGACTGCGAATTTTAATTTCAAATTAGCGCCGTAAATTTTTAGATTATCGAAAATCTGAATCGCCAACTCACGTGTGGGGGTTAAAATCAAAGTGCGCGGAGCTTTAGGCTCTGGGCGAGATTGATAGCGCGAAAGATTTTGCAAGATTGGTAAAGAAAAGGCTGCGGTTTTACCAGTTCCGGTTTGGGCGATACCTAAAAGGTCCTTGCCCTCAAGTAACGGAGGAATCGCCGCCAATTGAATCGGTGTTGGCGTTTCGTATCCTGCTTCTTTTAATGCAAATTGAAGAGGGGCAATCAAAGGTAGGTCGGTAAATTTAGTAGTACTCATGAGGGGGCAAGTTGTAACAGCCCCACCAGATTAGCGCAAGGTCGATCTCTTCTGAGCGGTTTTAAGCAATTTTTGCACGGCCCACAGGATGTCTTTTTGATATCCGAAAATCTCCCTCACTTTAGAGGCTTGAATCCACTCAACCCCTTTGTGATAGTTTGTATCGTTCACAGGCTTGGGCTCCGTCCAAGGTTCCACCAATTCTGCTACGTAAAATACGGTACGGCAGGCATAGCTTTCACCATTCCAGAAAAAATCGTACTTTCGTTCAAAAGCGGTTTCGGGCAGAACTTTCACGCGATAGCCGGTTTCTTCTAAGCACTCACGTTCCGCCGCCGCGACAGGGCTTTCACCCTCTTCGAGGCCCCCGCCAGGTAAAAAGAAATACGGCACTTGTGACGTCGGATCAATTGCATGAAAACCTAGGATTGTGTTCTTGTGAACGACGATTACGGAAGTTCTTTCGCGATAAATTTTTTGCGCTTTTTCGAATTTTTTTTCGTCGCGTTTATCTTGAAAAAAACCCGATATCAGCTTCTGACATTCGTCTTCTAAAATCCCACTTGAAACTTCGACGGTGTGATTTAAGCGTGGATCTTTTAATACGGAATAAAGACTTTCAACGGCCCCCCCCTTGGGGTCTTTGGCGCCATAGACCACTCTTGCCACGCGGGACTGTTGAATGGCGCCCGCACACATCACGCAAGGTTCTAAGGTGACATACAAGGTGCAGTTATTTAAACGCCAGCTCCCTTTTTTTTGCGAAGCTTTATGAAGCGCAAAAAGTTCGGCGTGGCCTAAGGGGGTATTTTGTCGTTCGCGGGTGTTAATCGCATAAGACACAACACCTTCATCATCAACGACAATCGCGGCGATAGGAACTTCGCCTAAGACCGCCGCTTTCCGTGCTAAACGAAGAGCGGCTTTCATCCAATAGGTGTCTTTCTCTGGGCCTAACATTACTCAGAAACGCGTTCGTGAAGTTTGACGGGATTTGGTTTCGCCGTCTTCTTGCGCATACGAATGTTAAGCATCTCAACAATCAAAGAGAACGCCATGGCAAAGTACACGTATCCTTTCGGTATATGGAACTCGAAGCCTTCGACGATCAAGGTAAAACCGATCATCAATAGGAAGCTTAACGCTAGAACTTTTAATGATGGATGAGACTCCACGAAATCACTGATAGATTTCGCTGAAACGATCATCACGATCGTAGAAGCAATGACGGCGGCGACCATCACTGAGAGTTCTTTGACCATTCCGACAGCGGTGATTACGGAGTCCAAAGAAAAGACGATATCTAAAAGAAGAATCTGTAAAATCACCGCACCAAAAGAATGCGCGACGCCGGTTGATTGGCTGCCTTCAACCCCTTCAAGTTTGTGATGGATTTCGGCCGTACTTTTACCGATTAAGAATAAGCCTCCCAATACCAGGATCAGGTCACGGCCCGAGATCTCATGTCCCATCACGGCAAACAAAGGTTCGGTCAAGCCGATGATCCAAGAGAGAGAGAAAAGAAGGATAATACGAGTAATGACGGCCAAGCCCAAACCCATCATGCGGGCCTTTTGTTGCTGATCTTTTGGGAGCTTGCTCGCCAGAATCGAGATGAAAATAACGTTGTCGATCCCTAACACCAGCTCTAAAGCAAATAAAGTGGCAAAGGCGATCCAGATCTGCGGATTTGATAGTAATTCCATCATAGGGGGTGAGCTCCTTCTAAGTAGCTGGCCCTGATCATAAACTAGTTAGGGTGACTGAAAAAGGTCCATCGCAGGACGGCGGTTTGGGGGTCTTGCAATAACTTTATGCGTCACGACCACGGTACTTGCCCCTTCTGTGCCGCTTTGTTATACACTGTCCCTCTTATTCCACATGGGAAGGCAGGTGATTTGTCGTGGCAATGGTTAGAATCAAAGACGGAGAGTCTTTCGAATCTGCGTTCAGAAAATTTAAAAAATCTTGCGAAAAAGCAGGTATTCTTTCTGAAGTAAAAAAACGTGAACACTTTGAAAAGCCTTCTGTAAGACTTAAAAAGAAGTCAATTGCTGCTCGTAAACGTGCAGTAAAAAAATCCAGAAAAGGTTGGAACGACTAGTTTCCTTTTAAAAAGGTTATTGGTTAAATCTGGAGGCGACCTTTTTAGGTCGCCTTCGTTCTATTTGAACTATGGAGGTCCTTCGTGGAAGTCAGAGATAAAGTCACTGCAGATATCAAAGCAGCCATGCTTGCAAAAGATTCAGTGAAACTGGGAGCTTTACGCATGCTCCAAGCGGCCATCAAAAACCGTGAAATCGATATGCGTCCTAATCCGATCACGGCCGATGAAATCATGGGCGTCATCAAAAAACTCGTTAAACAACGTAAAGAATCTATCGACCAATTCCAACAAGCGGGTCGCCAAGATCTAGTTGATCAAGAAACTTCTGAATTAAAAATTCTTGAAGTGTACTTGCCGGCACAGATGAGCCACGAGCAAATCGAAGCTCTGGTGACAGAAGTTATTGCGTCTGTTGGTGCTAAAACCGTGAAAGACATGGGCCCGGTCATGAAAGAAGTGATCGCTCGTTCTGGTGGCACTGCCGACAACAAAATCGTCAGCGAAGTTATTAAATCTAAACTTG from Bdellovibrio bacteriovorus encodes:
- a CDS encoding DUF444 family protein — encoded protein: MAIREDQNRFREIVKGKVKEDLRKYVSQGEMIGKRENEFVKIPLPRIDIPNFRYGPKQQGGVGQGEGQPGQDVGDPGEGGQGQAGEAPGEHMVEVEMSMDELADILGEKLELPRIQPKGAKNIDSMKTKFTGLAPVGPEGLRHFKSSYKRALKRMVGSGTYNSEEPMVLPIRRDMQYKSFKKVQQPQTQAVVIYMMDVSGSMGDEQKEIVRLESFWINTWLKKHYKGLETRFIIHDAAAKEVDEDTFFRTSESGGTLISSAYKLCQEIILQDYPVNEWNIYPFHFSDGDNWSGEDTKLCMKLLQDFFLPNCNVFGYGQVESKYGSGQFLKDLQKEFGEDERLTLSQIENRDKILDSIKDFLGKGR
- a CDS encoding translation initiation factor, whose protein sequence is MSNVRLVFSTDPKDKIESEKDSKVVTNETVQEGQFTVVFRLEKGGRGGKTVTVMDGFPRNEEYLKALAKELKAKCGVGGTHLIGEKGGTIEIQGDKRDQLKKLLESKRIKFKGM
- a CDS encoding DEAD/DEAH box helicase; translated protein: MSTTKFTDLPLIAPLQFALKEAGYETPTPIQLAAIPPLLEGKDLLGIAQTGTGKTAAFSLPILQNLSRYQSRPEPKAPRTLILTPTRELAIQIFDNLKIYGANLKLKFAVIYGGVGQGAQVTALREGVDVLVATPGRLLDLQQQKHLKLDRVDIFVLDEADRMLDMGFMQDIKKILPLMPKKRHNLFFSATMPPEIQKLAETILIRPHKVEVTPVSSTAEKVEQKVMYVEKKDKLDLLVHLLKDNNLYKVLVFVAMKHGANRVVEKLEKNRITAAAIHGDKSQNARQRALEDFRNEKVRVLVATDIAARGIDIDGITHVINFEMPHIPENYVHRIGRTARNGAEGKAISFATAEERSFMMAIEKTTRQPVEVIKDHPYHSVAIEQAEVLSPGKAKALLEAQRMQNRSRNGGRRGGGGGQGGAPKRDYANATGGPGSNRRGKGGGGGKHKAGHGGGNKGGGKR
- a CDS encoding GatB/YqeY domain-containing protein is translated as MEVRDKVTADIKAAMLAKDSVKLGALRMLQAAIKNREIDMRPNPITADEIMGVIKKLVKQRKESIDQFQQAGRQDLVDQETSELKILEVYLPAQMSHEQIEALVTEVIASVGAKTVKDMGPVMKEVIARSGGTADNKIVSEVIKSKLA
- the tadA gene encoding tRNA adenosine(34) deaminase TadA — its product is MLGPEKDTYWMKAALRLARKAAVLGEVPIAAIVVDDEGVVSYAINTRERQNTPLGHAELFALHKASQKKGSWRLNNCTLYVTLEPCVMCAGAIQQSRVARVVYGAKDPKGGAVESLYSVLKDPRLNHTVEVSSGILEDECQKLISGFFQDKRDEKKFEKAQKIYRERTSVIVVHKNTILGFHAIDPTSQVPYFFLPGGGLEEGESPVAAAERECLEETGYRVKVLPETAFERKYDFFWNGESYACRTVFYVAELVEPWTEPKPVNDTNYHKGVEWIQASKVREIFGYQKDILWAVQKLLKTAQKRSTLR
- a CDS encoding gamma-glutamyl-gamma-aminobutyrate hydrolase family protein; this translates as MDSERPLLIGISARILYDPPEGFEIKKKTVQYLEDSLAHLVTKRGGLIFMVPSLEMHSRLEKKDLDVHQYADVLDGLVLQGGVDISPTTYGEEPIEVMKDHRTDPIRDRYELKLLKAFVQKKKPVLGICRGFQLMNVFKGGTLFQDLPTQHEHGVAHRSDSYDAFTHAVKVVNGGMMDKMYERKFGEIVSIHHQGVNKLGTGLQIEAVSDDGLVEAFSSTEEDFYFGVQWHPEFHADEEERFLSAEPLMKAFLKACKKAKEATPIQEPPLNP
- the rpsU gene encoding 30S ribosomal protein S21; protein product: MAMVRIKDGESFESAFRKFKKSCEKAGILSEVKKREHFEKPSVRLKKKSIAARKRAVKKSRKGWND
- a CDS encoding SpoVR family protein, giving the protein MANLTPELEAERKRICQIAKDAGLDCFETIFELITYDQISQFAAYGGFPVRYPHWKFGMEYEHLSKSYEYGLSKIYEMVINTDPCYAYLMEGNAMMDQKLVMAHVYGHCDFFKNNIWFSKTNRKMMDQMANHATRIRRYMDRYGQDTVENFIDVCLSLENLIDRYSPYVEKSVTKSPEPARNQENYLLRVDRSYMRDYINPPSFVAEQREKAEQEAMAKAARFPAEPQKDVLNFFIHHAPLTDWQQDVLSIIRDEAYYFSPQGMTKTMNEGWASYWHSKLMTTKILNDSEIIDFADHHSGTMAMAPNGYNPYKVGIELFRDIEERWNKGQFGREWEECDDVNERKHWNKDLRLGREKIFEVRKVCNDVTFIDQFLTEDFCVRNKLFVYRFNKKTQKFEVDTKDFKAIKAQLLFHMTNFGQPIIRIEDANFENRGELLLTHLHEGIDMQPDFMSETLKNVFKMWKRPVNIATVMDEAPQLFRFDGKEYTQHKLGEGPSANPATAETKES
- a CDS encoding TerC family protein, which produces MELLSNPQIWIAFATLFALELVLGIDNVIFISILASKLPKDQQQKARMMGLGLAVITRIILLFSLSWIIGLTEPLFAVMGHEISGRDLILVLGGLFLIGKSTAEIHHKLEGVEGSQSTGVAHSFGAVILQILLLDIVFSLDSVITAVGMVKELSVMVAAVIASTIVMIVSAKSISDFVESHPSLKVLALSFLLMIGFTLIVEGFEFHIPKGYVYFAMAFSLIVEMLNIRMRKKTAKPNPVKLHERVSE
- a CDS encoding response regulator transcription factor, whose product is MNMFTTPQPIMRGAALAAKKIVIVDDYEESCKLLAEILSSTYDCSYTSDSQSALNLINQTRPDLILLDYKMPGVMGVDVCRMVRESETTKNTPIIFVSGAATIDERIKAFETGADDFISKPFHVKELILRIKARLSDKEPEVTSEISAANLKMNLLSRQVFVDGEEVNLTPKQFDILKLLVAAKNNLVTREKCLTEIWGDTEVTSRNVDSQINYLKRKIQKFHGRIVAVPSLGYRLESQE